The following proteins are encoded in a genomic region of Gimesia algae:
- a CDS encoding P-loop NTPase family protein produces MNSKSENNGSGKSSRTASNAVNTEELLASLSMLNLNSHEDSSEAESEIQSKNSVVAAHLPLAKGVSEPMRVIGKDQHLSQLFNRVQSLLKGDSEEAEGQFVPHCPETLEETGLTQDEIERLILKYLLAKGTQTGRQICSQIKLPFGIVDTILKRAKQDQLVAFGGTAEMGDYEFTITELGRERARRYTQECTYFGSAPVSFKDYLKAMEVQSIAKQEATEADLKAAFSDLIINPKMLDRLGPAVNSGRGMFLFGEAGNGKTSIAERITKAFGSTIWIPRCLGIDGDIIRIFDPGLHEEVFQEDHSEGLFDLSGIDPRWVQIVRPTVIAGGELTMKELEITQNPQTKICEAPLQLKSNCGTFVIDDFGRQRMPVDELLNRWIVPLEKRYDFLNLPSGKKIQVPFDQLIIFSTNLEPKDLVDAAFLRRIPYKIEALDPSEEEFRSLFELMAPMMGFQFDEQAFEYLVDTHYKAVNRPFRACQPRDLLLQVKNFCVYKEVPRKLTPAAFDFAVENYFSVM; encoded by the coding sequence GTGAATTCCAAATCTGAAAACAATGGCTCAGGAAAATCGAGTCGCACTGCTTCCAATGCAGTCAATACAGAAGAACTGCTCGCTTCACTCAGTATGCTGAATCTCAATTCACATGAAGATTCCAGCGAGGCAGAGTCAGAAATCCAATCAAAAAACAGTGTTGTTGCTGCGCACTTGCCCCTGGCAAAGGGAGTGAGTGAACCCATGCGTGTCATTGGAAAAGATCAGCATCTCAGCCAGTTGTTCAACCGGGTTCAGTCCCTGCTGAAAGGGGACAGTGAAGAGGCAGAAGGACAATTTGTTCCGCATTGTCCGGAAACGCTGGAAGAGACCGGTTTAACGCAGGATGAAATTGAACGTCTGATCCTGAAGTATCTGCTCGCCAAAGGAACACAGACCGGGCGTCAGATCTGTTCACAGATCAAACTTCCATTTGGTATCGTGGATACCATTCTGAAGCGGGCCAAGCAGGATCAACTGGTCGCATTTGGTGGAACAGCCGAAATGGGCGACTACGAGTTTACGATTACAGAGCTGGGTCGCGAGAGAGCCCGTCGTTACACGCAGGAGTGTACCTACTTTGGTTCTGCTCCGGTGAGCTTTAAGGATTATCTGAAGGCAATGGAAGTACAGAGCATTGCCAAGCAGGAAGCCACAGAAGCTGATTTGAAAGCGGCATTTTCGGATTTGATAATCAATCCAAAGATGCTGGATCGTCTGGGGCCAGCCGTAAATTCAGGCCGCGGTATGTTTTTGTTCGGCGAAGCTGGGAATGGTAAAACCAGTATTGCCGAGCGGATCACGAAAGCCTTCGGATCGACGATCTGGATTCCCCGTTGCCTGGGAATTGATGGAGATATTATCCGAATCTTCGATCCCGGATTACATGAAGAGGTCTTTCAGGAGGATCATTCAGAAGGACTGTTTGATTTATCAGGCATCGACCCGCGCTGGGTACAGATTGTACGTCCCACCGTGATTGCCGGTGGTGAGTTAACCATGAAAGAGTTGGAAATCACTCAAAATCCACAGACGAAAATCTGTGAGGCACCACTGCAACTGAAAAGTAACTGCGGGACGTTTGTGATTGACGACTTCGGACGCCAGCGCATGCCCGTAGACGAACTGCTGAATCGCTGGATTGTACCTCTGGAAAAACGGTATGACTTTCTGAATCTGCCCAGTGGTAAGAAAATTCAGGTTCCCTTTGACCAGTTGATTATCTTTTCGACAAATCTGGAACCAAAAGATCTGGTGGACGCTGCGTTCCTGCGCCGGATTCCCTACAAGATTGAAGCCCTCGACCCTTCCGAAGAAGAATTTCGGTCTCTCTTCGAATTGATGGCACCGATGATGGGTTTTCAGTTTGACGAACAGGCGTTTGAGTATCTGGTCGATACACATTACAAGGCCGTCAATCGGCCGTTTCGCGCCTGTCAGCCTCGCGACCTGCTACTGCAGGTCAAGAACTTCTGTGTCTACAAAGAAGTCCCGCGAAAGCTGACGCCAGCCGCTTTTGATTTTGCAGTCGAAAACTATTTTTCGGTGATGTGA
- the asnB gene encoding asparagine synthase (glutamine-hydrolyzing), producing the protein MCGIAGIIRSDQAPVKQSELQAMIETLNHRGPDASGISTCGPVGFAHSRLSIVDLAGGLQPMQTPDGLLTVTFNGEIFNHIELRAQLKSKGYEFRTHSDTEVILHMYVEYGPECVQHFNGQWAFAIHDRKRKEVFLSRDRMGIRPLVYTQTPGQMSFASEVKALFALPDVKREVDLTALNELFTFWSPLPPRTFFAGVNELPPAHSMIVKDGQIKIWQYWHLDYQPNEDSRSLDDWAEELRDLLINATQLRLRADVSVGAYLSGGLDSSVTAAIIRNYTNAPLNTFSVNFNDKDYDESSYQQEMIRELGTDHQTVCCSYEDIGRIFPTVIQHTEKPVLRTAPAPMYLLSKLVRDSQFKVVMTGEGADEVLGGYDIFKETKIRRFWSRQPDSAIRPLLLKRLYPYMKNLQAQSPAYLKAFFKIRQEEIDSPFFSHLPRWDLTSKLKNFFSADVKQQLAHQDPLADFESQLPRQFSEWPSFCQAQYLESVNLMPGYILSSQGDRMAMGNSIEGRFPFLDYRVVEFAARIPVRFKMNGLNEKFLLKHAMRDLIPDSIRKRPKQPYRAPDAHSFIDTQKQSPRFEYVNHLLSAEKLQENGLFQPEAVQRLVKKIEQGRAIGTRDNMALVGILSTQLLVEQMIQGKTVSTNQNTTASATTLA; encoded by the coding sequence ATGTGTGGAATCGCGGGTATCATTCGCTCTGACCAGGCTCCGGTCAAACAGTCAGAATTACAGGCCATGATTGAAACCCTGAACCATCGGGGACCCGATGCCTCAGGGATCTCAACGTGTGGTCCTGTTGGTTTCGCACACAGTCGATTAAGTATTGTGGATCTCGCCGGGGGACTGCAGCCCATGCAGACACCCGATGGCCTGCTGACAGTTACTTTCAATGGCGAGATATTTAACCACATCGAATTACGCGCTCAGCTCAAAAGCAAAGGTTATGAGTTTCGCACACATTCTGATACCGAAGTCATTCTGCACATGTATGTGGAATATGGACCCGAGTGTGTCCAGCACTTTAACGGGCAATGGGCGTTTGCCATTCATGACCGTAAACGAAAAGAAGTCTTCCTCTCCCGCGATCGAATGGGGATCCGCCCGCTGGTTTACACACAAACCCCGGGGCAAATGAGCTTCGCCTCTGAAGTCAAAGCTTTATTTGCATTACCTGATGTCAAACGGGAAGTGGATCTGACTGCCTTAAATGAGCTGTTTACGTTCTGGTCACCACTGCCTCCCCGAACATTTTTTGCGGGCGTCAATGAACTGCCTCCTGCACACTCGATGATTGTGAAAGATGGCCAGATTAAAATCTGGCAATACTGGCATCTCGACTACCAGCCGAACGAAGACAGCCGCTCACTTGATGACTGGGCAGAAGAATTACGCGATCTGTTGATCAATGCTACTCAACTGCGATTACGTGCCGATGTGTCCGTCGGTGCCTACCTCAGTGGTGGACTCGATTCTTCTGTGACCGCAGCCATCATTCGAAATTATACGAACGCCCCCCTGAATACTTTTTCGGTAAACTTCAACGATAAAGATTACGACGAAAGCAGCTATCAGCAGGAGATGATCCGTGAACTGGGAACTGATCATCAGACGGTCTGCTGCTCTTATGAAGATATCGGCCGCATCTTCCCTACTGTCATTCAACACACTGAAAAACCTGTTCTGCGTACAGCCCCCGCTCCCATGTACCTGCTGTCAAAACTTGTCCGGGACAGTCAGTTCAAAGTGGTGATGACTGGCGAAGGTGCAGATGAAGTACTGGGCGGATACGACATCTTTAAGGAAACCAAAATCCGCCGCTTCTGGAGCCGTCAACCCGATTCCGCAATCAGACCGCTGTTGCTGAAACGACTCTATCCTTACATGAAAAATCTGCAGGCACAGTCTCCCGCCTATCTCAAGGCGTTTTTCAAAATCCGTCAGGAGGAAATCGACAGCCCGTTTTTCTCTCATTTGCCACGCTGGGATTTGACATCGAAACTGAAAAATTTCTTCAGCGCAGACGTGAAACAGCAACTCGCTCACCAGGATCCGCTGGCAGACTTTGAAAGTCAACTCCCCCGACAGTTCTCTGAATGGCCTTCGTTCTGTCAGGCTCAATACCTGGAATCAGTCAATCTGATGCCGGGCTACATTCTCTCCTCACAGGGAGACCGCATGGCGATGGGTAATTCGATTGAAGGACGATTCCCGTTCCTGGATTATCGGGTTGTGGAGTTCGCAGCTCGCATCCCTGTCCGATTCAAAATGAACGGCCTGAATGAGAAATTTCTACTGAAACATGCTATGCGAGATCTGATTCCCGACAGTATCCGCAAACGCCCCAAGCAACCTTACCGCGCCCCCGATGCGCACAGCTTTATTGATACACAAAAACAATCACCCCGCTTTGAATACGTAAACCACTTATTGTCCGCTGAGAAACTTCAGGAAAATGGCTTGTTCCAGCCAGAGGCAGTCCAGCGACTTGTCAAAAAGATTGAACAGGGACGTGCGATTGGCACACGTGACAACATGGCCCTGGTGGGAATCCTTTCTACTCAATTGCTCGTCGAGCAGATGATCCAAGGCAAAACCGTGTCAACAAACCAGAATACAACGGCCAGCGCAACAACACTTGCCTGA
- a CDS encoding acyl carrier protein: MNSIQNDVRNFVAENFLFGEDPASLHNDDSFLETGIIDSTGVLELVAFIEDHYDVAVDDDELVPENLDSIDRLITFIESKLKELA; this comes from the coding sequence ATGAACTCGATCCAAAATGATGTACGAAACTTTGTCGCAGAAAATTTCCTGTTCGGCGAAGACCCTGCTTCACTTCACAATGATGACTCGTTCCTGGAAACCGGCATCATCGACTCTACAGGCGTTCTGGAACTGGTGGCTTTCATTGAAGATCACTACGACGTCGCAGTAGATGATGACGAACTGGTTCCGGAAAACCTGGACTCCATTGATCGACTGATTACCTTTATTGAATCCAAACTCAAAGAATTAGCTTAA
- a CDS encoding class I adenylate-forming enzyme family protein, protein MLLQSFLENSAREYPDKVALIIDQQRYTYQELELQSNRLAQALLQRGLQRGDRVAIHLDNSLEATVAIFAVLKAGGVFVMVNPTTKIDKLTYVLNNCRATALIIPDKKQNLILEHAALLPHLKTVIATGSKCDQPESTEWQLLRFESWDQLQSEYASQLTPPTIKTISIDLAALVYTSGSTGNPKGVMLTHLNMTSAARSITTYLMNEPSDIILNVLPLSFDYGLYQLLMAFRVGATLVLEKSFTYPHAVLQKIIDEQVTGFPLVPTMSAILLKMDLSKYDFSKLRYITNTGAALPTEHILTFRKRLPHVQIFSMYGLTECKRVSYLPLNQVDIRTGSVGIAMPDSEVFIVDDAGHLLPAEQTGELVVRGANVMLGYWEAPELTAERLKPGELPGEMYLYTGDLFRMDTEGYLYFVGRRDDIIKSRGEKVSPKEVENVLFAHPAISEVAIVGDPDPILGQSIRAVVTVMPEQELTEKEVLAYCRKHLEDFMVPQKVEFRDELPKSPNGKIDKKQLVLS, encoded by the coding sequence TTGTTGCTGCAATCATTTTTAGAAAACAGTGCGCGCGAGTATCCGGACAAGGTGGCTTTGATCATTGATCAACAGCGCTATACCTATCAGGAACTTGAGCTGCAAAGTAATCGTCTGGCACAGGCACTGCTCCAGCGGGGACTGCAGCGGGGTGATCGTGTTGCCATCCATCTGGATAATTCACTGGAAGCAACCGTCGCGATCTTTGCGGTCTTGAAAGCGGGTGGCGTCTTTGTCATGGTCAACCCCACCACAAAGATTGATAAACTGACCTATGTCTTGAATAACTGCAGAGCCACGGCGCTGATCATTCCGGACAAAAAACAGAATCTGATACTGGAACACGCGGCCCTGCTGCCTCATTTGAAAACCGTCATTGCAACCGGTTCAAAATGCGATCAGCCGGAAAGTACGGAATGGCAACTTCTGCGATTTGAATCATGGGATCAGTTGCAGAGCGAATATGCAAGCCAGCTCACACCGCCGACAATTAAAACCATCAGCATCGATCTGGCTGCCCTGGTCTACACATCAGGCTCGACTGGAAATCCCAAAGGAGTCATGCTCACTCACTTAAACATGACCTCGGCTGCCCGCTCGATCACCACCTATCTGATGAATGAGCCATCCGACATTATTTTAAATGTCCTGCCGCTCTCATTCGATTACGGCCTGTACCAGTTACTGATGGCTTTCCGGGTGGGAGCGACTCTGGTTCTCGAAAAATCATTCACGTATCCCCATGCAGTGTTGCAGAAAATTATCGACGAACAGGTCACTGGTTTTCCACTGGTGCCGACCATGTCAGCGATTCTACTCAAGATGGATCTCTCGAAGTACGATTTTTCCAAACTGCGTTACATTACTAACACGGGAGCCGCCTTACCCACAGAACACATTCTCACTTTCCGCAAACGTCTGCCACACGTTCAGATTTTCTCGATGTATGGCCTGACGGAATGCAAACGCGTTTCCTATCTCCCCCTGAATCAGGTAGATATCAGAACCGGATCAGTCGGAATCGCCATGCCTGACTCAGAAGTCTTTATTGTCGATGACGCAGGGCACCTCCTGCCTGCTGAACAGACTGGCGAACTGGTTGTTCGGGGCGCCAACGTCATGCTCGGGTACTGGGAAGCACCGGAACTCACAGCGGAACGATTAAAACCAGGTGAACTGCCAGGTGAAATGTATCTCTATACCGGCGACTTGTTCCGTATGGACACGGAAGGTTACCTGTACTTTGTCGGTCGACGTGATGACATTATTAAAAGCCGGGGCGAGAAAGTCAGCCCCAAAGAAGTCGAAAATGTTCTGTTCGCACATCCGGCGATTTCCGAAGTGGCCATCGTGGGTGATCCCGACCCGATACTCGGTCAGTCCATTCGTGCCGTCGTAACAGTGATGCCTGAACAGGAACTGACAGAAAAAGAAGTACTCGCTTACTGTCGCAAACACCTTGAGGATTTCATGGTACCCCAGAAGGTCGAATTCCGGGACGAACTGCCAAAATCCCCCAATGGGAAAATTGATAAGAAACAGCTGGTTCTTTCCTGA
- the nadE gene encoding NAD(+) synthase, producing the protein MIIQTRTFKPELLNLDYAAETDRIVSWMQETVRKTMRKKGAVLGLSGGIDSSVVTALCVRAFGADRVLGIMMPEHDTKDESLTYGQLLADHFNVEAIVENISPMLQGAGCYERRDVAIKQVIPEYEPHWKSKIVLPNLLKEGGYRVFSVVVQTPEGEFIKKRLPLSAYQTIVAATNFKQRCRKMMEYYHADRLNYAVPGTPNRLEYDQGFFVKNGDGAADLKPIAHLYKTQVYQLAEYLEVPEVIRMRPPTTDTYSLEQSQEEFFFAVSYDKLDCCLYGLNHGYTAEEVAAGTGLPAEQVALVYGDIESKRKAGHYLHLPPQLIESI; encoded by the coding sequence ATGATTATACAAACCAGAACCTTCAAACCCGAACTACTGAACCTTGACTACGCAGCGGAAACAGATCGTATTGTCAGCTGGATGCAGGAAACGGTTCGTAAAACCATGCGAAAAAAGGGGGCTGTCCTGGGGCTCTCCGGAGGCATCGACAGCAGTGTCGTGACAGCGCTCTGCGTGCGGGCTTTCGGTGCAGATCGGGTGCTGGGAATCATGATGCCCGAACACGATACCAAGGACGAAAGTTTAACCTATGGTCAGTTACTGGCAGATCATTTCAATGTAGAAGCCATCGTGGAGAACATCTCTCCCATGCTGCAGGGCGCCGGCTGTTATGAACGCCGCGACGTCGCCATTAAACAGGTAATCCCGGAATACGAACCACACTGGAAATCCAAAATCGTTCTGCCCAACCTGCTCAAGGAAGGTGGATACCGGGTCTTTTCGGTTGTCGTTCAGACACCCGAAGGAGAATTCATCAAGAAACGTCTGCCCCTCTCTGCCTACCAGACGATTGTCGCTGCGACAAACTTTAAACAGCGCTGTCGCAAGATGATGGAATATTATCACGCCGACCGTTTAAACTACGCCGTTCCCGGCACTCCCAATCGTCTCGAATATGATCAGGGCTTCTTCGTCAAAAACGGCGATGGCGCAGCTGATCTGAAACCAATCGCCCATCTATATAAAACTCAGGTATACCAACTCGCCGAGTATCTTGAAGTACCGGAAGTGATTCGGATGCGTCCGCCGACAACAGACACCTACTCTCTGGAACAGTCCCAGGAAGAGTTTTTCTTCGCTGTTTCCTACGACAAACTCGACTGCTGCCTGTACGGCCTGAATCACGGTTATACCGCAGAAGAAGTTGCCGCGGGCACTGGTCTGCCAGCCGAACAGGTTGCCCTGGTTTATGGCGACATCGAATCTAAACGCAAAGCAGGCCACTACCTGCATCTGCCGCCACAGCTGATTGAATCCATCTGA
- a CDS encoding polysaccharide deacetylase family protein encodes MSKKELLAKALDWTGMNLLARNASVWNGLLVLNYHRVGDINNSVFDHDLWSASAADFEKQIRFLSLNFDMIRIRDLDHIWNQPRGRYVLVTFDDGYLDNYEWAFPIIKSYNAPATFFLTTGFLDDRKVAWWDEIAWMVRSATRQRIQSNVLTGNCLSLHPDDCEQSIKVLLSTFKKLSGDQTDNFLNFLSEATGAGRCPQEIADHVWMTWDMIREMNEAGMDIGGHTVTHPILSRHSPEIQQFEIEHCKQRIETEIGQEITSFSYPVGGKDCFNQHTRDCLVQAGFRWGFSYYGGFAPLGKPDQWDLPRIAVESEEPASLFRASVSIPQVFSSKKCT; translated from the coding sequence GTGAGTAAAAAAGAACTGCTGGCCAAAGCGCTCGACTGGACCGGAATGAATCTGCTTGCCCGCAATGCCTCCGTCTGGAATGGTCTGTTGGTGTTAAATTATCACCGCGTTGGTGATATAAACAATTCCGTGTTTGACCATGACCTATGGAGTGCGTCCGCAGCAGATTTTGAAAAGCAGATTCGATTTCTCAGTCTAAATTTCGATATGATCCGCATCCGTGATCTGGATCATATCTGGAATCAGCCACGGGGACGGTATGTTCTCGTTACGTTCGACGATGGTTACCTTGATAATTATGAATGGGCGTTTCCCATTATTAAATCGTACAACGCCCCCGCGACGTTTTTCCTGACAACCGGTTTTCTCGATGACAGAAAAGTGGCCTGGTGGGATGAAATTGCCTGGATGGTCCGCAGCGCAACTCGGCAGCGGATTCAGTCCAACGTGTTGACTGGCAACTGCCTGTCGCTACATCCGGATGACTGTGAGCAATCGATTAAAGTCCTGTTGAGTACTTTTAAAAAACTGAGCGGAGATCAGACAGACAACTTTCTGAACTTTCTGTCCGAAGCAACCGGCGCAGGTCGCTGCCCGCAGGAGATCGCAGATCACGTCTGGATGACCTGGGATATGATCCGCGAAATGAACGAAGCCGGCATGGACATCGGAGGCCACACCGTCACTCATCCCATTCTGTCCCGGCACTCTCCCGAGATACAACAGTTTGAAATCGAACACTGTAAACAACGGATTGAAACAGAAATCGGACAGGAAATCACCAGCTTCAGCTACCCGGTCGGCGGTAAAGACTGCTTTAACCAGCACACCCGGGACTGTCTGGTTCAAGCCGGATTCCGCTGGGGTTTCAGCTACTACGGCGGCTTTGCACCACTCGGAAAACCCGATCAGTGGGACCTTCCCCGAATTGCAGTGGAATCCGAAGAGCCGGCATCTCTATTTCGTGCTTCGGTTTCGATTCCGCAGGTCTTTAGCAGTAAAAAGTGTACATAA
- the rpsD gene encoding 30S ribosomal protein S4, whose translation MGRYTGPKGRVNRRLGALVFEDAGATRALDQRNLPPGMSQRRRKASNFGLALIEKQKIKFYYGLRERQLRRYFDKARRIKGNTGEALLVLCERRLDNVVCRAGFAQTRPQARQGIVHAHFQLNGQTVNKPSIWVKPGDVITVRNRPNLKKLYAEQVESGRPGCAWLTLEKKELAATVVTAPTMEDVSLPVDVGQVVALISR comes from the coding sequence ATGGGTCGTTACACAGGACCAAAAGGACGGGTTAACCGTCGTCTGGGAGCTTTGGTTTTTGAAGACGCAGGTGCAACACGTGCATTGGACCAGCGGAACCTTCCCCCTGGAATGTCACAGCGCCGCCGCAAAGCATCTAACTTCGGTCTGGCTTTGATTGAAAAGCAGAAGATCAAATTCTACTACGGTCTCCGTGAACGTCAGCTGCGTCGCTACTTCGACAAAGCGCGTCGCATCAAAGGGAACACCGGGGAAGCCCTGCTGGTTCTCTGCGAACGCCGTCTTGATAACGTTGTCTGCCGGGCTGGCTTTGCCCAGACTCGTCCACAGGCCCGTCAGGGAATCGTACACGCTCACTTCCAGCTGAACGGTCAGACTGTCAACAAACCATCCATCTGGGTCAAACCCGGCGATGTCATCACCGTTCGTAACCGTCCTAATCTCAAAAAGCTCTACGCAGAGCAGGTTGAATCAGGTCGTCCCGGATGTGCATGGCTCACACTTGAGAAAAAAGAACTGGCAGCCACTGTTGTCACTGCTCCTACCATGGAAGATGTCAGCCTCCCCGTTGACGTCGGTCAGGTTGTGGCTCTGATCTCACGCTAA
- a CDS encoding adenylate kinase family protein translates to MATERRKAVLLFGAPGVGKGTQGRILGQIPGFFHLSSGDVFRSIDIESPEGQEIYKYSSRGELVPDDLSIRIWKQGLDARATLSMYKPRKDILILDGIPRNIQQANILEQHIDVLKVLHLTCSDEEEMIHRIRHRAIRENRADDANETVIRRRFEIYREESALVLSCYPEEIVAHIDAIGSPAGVLLACLEQLVPVQDAHFRGE, encoded by the coding sequence ATGGCGACGGAACGTAGAAAAGCCGTCCTGCTGTTTGGTGCTCCCGGCGTTGGTAAAGGAACCCAGGGACGAATCCTTGGCCAGATTCCCGGATTCTTTCACCTTTCCAGTGGCGATGTTTTCCGCTCGATCGATATCGAATCGCCTGAAGGTCAGGAAATTTACAAATACAGCTCTCGCGGCGAACTCGTTCCCGATGACCTCAGTATTCGTATCTGGAAGCAGGGCCTCGATGCCCGCGCCACCCTTTCGATGTATAAACCACGCAAAGACATTCTCATCCTTGACGGAATTCCCCGGAATATCCAGCAGGCCAACATCCTCGAACAGCACATTGATGTTCTGAAAGTTCTGCACCTGACCTGTAGTGATGAAGAAGAGATGATACACCGTATCCGCCATCGCGCGATCCGCGAAAACCGCGCCGACGATGCAAACGAAACCGTCATTCGTCGCCGCTTTGAAATCTACCGCGAAGAATCGGCGCTCGTTCTCAGCTGTTATCCTGAAGAAATCGTCGCCCACATCGACGCTATCGGCTCACCAGCCGGAGTGTTACTCGCCTGCCTGGAACAGCTCGTTCCCGTGCAGGATGCCCACTTCCGCGGCGAGTAA
- a CDS encoding sulfatase family protein has translation MADTETRCSLQRVKKRFPGISFLVICLAFLSLLSNVADARPARQHPNFVIIFTDDQGYQDVGVFGSPNIKTPNLDQMAKEGVRFTDFYAAQAVCSASRVALLTGCYPNRVGIRGALGPQSKIGINAEETTIAEVVKPQGYATAIYGKWHLGHLPEFLPTRHGFDEYFGLPYSNDMWPYHPTAGKRFPDLPLIENETVINPKVTGKEQAQLTTWYTERAVSFINKNHDKPFFLYVPHSMPHVPLFVSDKFKGKSEQGLYGDVIMEIDWSVGQIRQALKENGIEENTLVIFTSDNGPWLSYGDHAGSALPLREGKGTAWDGGQREPCIMAWPGQIPAGSVCHQMAMTIDILPTVAYLSGGKVPSDRIIDGKNIWPLMSGEQGAQSPHDVLYFYWGDHLNAVRSGKWKLHFPHPYRSLKDKPGSGGTPGPYIQKKTGLALYNLEDDVSESKNVANQHPDVVKRLTALGEQAREDLGDTGTKRKGKNNRQPGRVD, from the coding sequence ATGGCTGATACTGAAACACGATGTTCCTTGCAGCGCGTTAAAAAACGGTTCCCTGGTATCAGCTTTCTTGTGATCTGCCTGGCATTCCTGTCACTGCTGTCAAACGTGGCAGACGCCCGACCGGCCCGTCAGCATCCCAACTTCGTCATCATCTTCACCGACGATCAAGGCTACCAGGATGTCGGCGTCTTCGGCTCACCCAATATCAAAACACCCAACCTCGACCAGATGGCAAAAGAAGGCGTCCGCTTCACCGACTTCTATGCAGCGCAGGCCGTCTGTTCTGCTTCGCGTGTCGCGCTGCTCACCGGCTGCTATCCCAATCGTGTTGGTATCCGCGGTGCACTCGGCCCCCAATCCAAAATCGGCATCAACGCTGAAGAAACCACCATCGCCGAAGTCGTCAAACCCCAGGGTTACGCCACCGCCATCTACGGTAAATGGCATCTGGGACACCTCCCCGAATTCCTTCCCACCCGACATGGCTTCGATGAATACTTCGGTCTCCCCTACTCCAACGATATGTGGCCCTACCACCCCACTGCAGGCAAACGCTTCCCCGATCTCCCGCTGATTGAAAACGAAACCGTCATCAACCCCAAAGTCACCGGCAAAGAACAGGCCCAGCTCACTACCTGGTACACCGAGCGTGCGGTCTCCTTCATCAATAAAAACCATGACAAACCTTTCTTCCTGTATGTGCCACACTCGATGCCACACGTCCCCCTGTTTGTCAGCGATAAATTCAAAGGTAAATCCGAACAGGGGCTTTACGGCGATGTCATTATGGAAATCGACTGGTCGGTCGGCCAGATTCGACAGGCGCTGAAAGAGAACGGCATCGAAGAAAATACACTGGTGATCTTCACCTCCGATAACGGCCCCTGGCTCTCCTACGGCGATCACGCCGGCTCCGCACTCCCGCTGCGTGAAGGCAAAGGAACCGCTTGGGATGGCGGACAACGCGAACCCTGTATCATGGCCTGGCCCGGTCAGATTCCAGCGGGCTCCGTCTGTCACCAGATGGCAATGACCATCGACATTCTCCCCACTGTCGCGTATCTGTCCGGCGGAAAAGTTCCGTCGGATCGGATCATCGATGGCAAAAATATCTGGCCGCTGATGAGTGGCGAACAGGGAGCCCAATCCCCCCACGATGTCCTCTACTTCTACTGGGGCGACCATCTTAACGCCGTCCGCAGTGGAAAATGGAAACTGCATTTCCCCCATCCTTATCGCAGCCTGAAAGACAAACCCGGTTCAGGCGGTACACCCGGCCCCTACATTCAGAAGAAAACCGGCCTCGCCCTCTATAACCTGGAAGATGACGTCAGTGAAAGTAAAAACGTCGCCAACCAGCATCCCGATGTCGTCAAACGCCTGACCGCGCTGGGTGAACAAGCCCGCGAAGACCTCGGCGATACCGGCACCAAACGCAAAGGCAAAAACAACCGCCAACCCGGCCGTGTGGATTGA